The stretch of DNA GGAGAGCGGCGAGGCGCTGGTGAGCACGCTCGGCATCCGAGAGGGCATGGATGTGCTCGACCTCGGCTGCGGTGATGGCACGACCGCCGTACCGTCGGCGCGACTCGGCGCCAACGTGCTGGGCGTCGACATCGCCCGGAACCTCGTGGCTGCCGGCAACGCGCGGGCCGAACGCCTGGGGCTCGACAATCTCCGGTTTCAGGAAGGCGATGCAACGGACCTGAGCGGGCTCGCGGACGACAGGTTCGACCTGGTGGTCAGCATCTTCGGTGCCATGTTCGCGCCGCGACCTGCCGACGTCGCCAAGGAGACCGTGCGCGTGACGCGGCCCGGTGGCCGGATCGTGATGGGAAACTGGATCCCCAACGATCCGACCTTCGTCGCACAGCTGCTGCGCATCAGCATGGCGTACTCGCCACCTCCACCCGAGGGGTTCATCAGCCCCATGCTGTGGGGCGTCGAGGACACGGTGGTGGAGCGGTTCACGAGCGCGGGAGTTCCAGCCGAGCGG from Gaiellales bacterium encodes:
- a CDS encoding class I SAM-dependent methyltransferase is translated as MSSTDQPVVNPNKALWEKGDFTRIAATMRESGEALVSTLGIREGMDVLDLGCGDGTTAVPSARLGANVLGVDIARNLVAAGNARAERLGLDNLRFQEGDATDLSGLADDRFDLVVSIFGAMFAPRPADVAKETVRVTRPGGRIVMGNWIPNDPTFVAQLLRISMAYSPPPPEGFISPMLWGVEDTVVERFTSAGVPAERISCERDIYTFQFAGTPSDYLAEFRDYYGPTMNAYAAAAADGRQDALHAELDALIHEHNASGSEETTTIPAAFLRVTVHV